Proteins from one Paenibacillus amylolyticus genomic window:
- a CDS encoding sugar ABC transporter permease: MNKRIAPYYWMTVPAVVLFFVFMTLPALQGIYYSFTNYNGFGKEYDFVGFKNYFNLFQDDNVGNAYWFTFKFAIVVTILTNILSLLIALGLNAKIKFRNFFRGIYFLPNILSVLIVGYIFNYLFSNVFPIWGQNLGINALSTNILGSESLAWIGIVIVAVWQSVALNTILYLAGLQTIPTTLYEASNLDGAGKWREFWSITFPLIAPFFTINMVLAMKNSLMVFDQIVALTNGGPGRATQSISHLIYTGGFEGGEYAYQSANSVIYFIVIAVISILQIRFLQRREMDL, translated from the coding sequence ATGAACAAGCGTATCGCACCCTATTACTGGATGACGGTTCCGGCGGTAGTATTGTTCTTCGTATTTATGACACTGCCGGCCCTCCAGGGCATCTATTATTCATTTACGAATTATAACGGATTCGGGAAAGAGTATGATTTTGTTGGCTTCAAAAACTATTTCAACTTGTTCCAGGATGACAATGTAGGCAATGCCTACTGGTTTACGTTCAAATTCGCGATTGTTGTGACGATCCTGACGAATATTCTGAGCCTGCTCATTGCACTCGGGCTGAATGCCAAGATCAAGTTCCGTAACTTTTTCCGCGGCATCTACTTCCTGCCCAATATCCTGAGTGTGCTGATCGTAGGTTACATATTTAACTACCTGTTCTCCAACGTATTCCCGATCTGGGGACAAAATTTGGGCATCAACGCACTATCTACAAACATACTTGGTAGCGAGAGTCTGGCCTGGATCGGTATCGTCATTGTTGCCGTCTGGCAATCCGTGGCTCTGAATACGATTCTGTATTTGGCTGGTCTGCAAACGATACCAACGACACTATACGAGGCATCCAACCTCGACGGTGCAGGCAAATGGCGTGAATTCTGGAGTATTACATTCCCGCTCATTGCCCCGTTCTTCACCATCAATATGGTGCTGGCGATGAAAAACTCGCTGATGGTCTTCGACCAAATCGTAGCCTTGACCAACGGTGGTCCCGGACGGGCGACGCAGTCCATCTCCCATCTGATCTACACCGGAGGATTTGAAGGCGGCGAATATGCATATCAATCTGCGAACTCGGTTATTTACTTCATCGTTATTGCGGTGATTTCAATTCTGCAAATCCGGTTCCTGCAAAGAAGGGAGATGGATCTGTAA
- a CDS encoding carbohydrate ABC transporter permease — protein sequence MANLPGTDRGSAWLRRFGYVLLYFLLSLVALLQILPLVWLMLFSLKNNQEVFDMAPFSLPATPRWENYVKVWTEGNISLYFFNSVWITVVAVVFTVLFASLVTFAITRMRWKGRSLVLGLFMVGLMIPVHSTLIPLFSLFLKLHLTDHPLSVILSYIAFNMPITIMILLGFYYALPREVEEAAVMDGCSVHRIFFRIVLPMTSSVISTTAIINMIYNWNEFIFVNTFISTDSYKTLTVGVQNFIGQYTTDWGAIGATLMISIMPILIAFLILSNRIVEGIAAGSVKG from the coding sequence ATTGCCAACTTACCCGGGACAGACCGAGGTTCGGCATGGTTGAGAAGGTTCGGCTATGTTCTACTATATTTCCTCTTGTCCCTGGTCGCTTTGCTGCAGATTTTGCCCTTGGTATGGCTAATGTTATTCTCGCTTAAAAATAATCAGGAAGTATTCGACATGGCGCCTTTTTCCCTTCCTGCTACTCCCCGTTGGGAAAACTATGTCAAGGTATGGACAGAGGGGAATATCAGCTTATACTTCTTTAACAGTGTATGGATTACGGTGGTTGCGGTTGTGTTCACCGTGCTGTTTGCCAGTCTGGTGACCTTTGCCATCACACGTATGCGCTGGAAGGGTCGTTCGCTGGTTTTGGGACTGTTCATGGTGGGGCTGATGATTCCTGTGCACTCCACGTTGATCCCGCTGTTCAGCTTGTTCCTGAAGCTTCATCTAACCGATCATCCGTTGTCAGTCATTTTGTCTTACATTGCCTTTAATATGCCAATTACCATTATGATTCTGCTCGGGTTCTACTATGCCCTTCCTCGGGAAGTGGAGGAAGCGGCCGTGATGGATGGCTGCTCCGTGCATCGGATTTTCTTCCGAATTGTGCTGCCGATGACGTCTTCGGTCATTTCCACAACGGCGATCATCAACATGATCTATAACTGGAATGAGTTCATCTTTGTGAATACGTTCATTAGTACCGATTCGTACAAGACCCTGACCGTTGGGGTACAGAACTTTATCGGACAATATACAACGGATTGGGGAGCCATTGGCGCGACGCTGATGATCAGCATTATGCCGATCCTGATCGCTTTTCTCATCCTGAGTAATCGAATTGTAGAGGGTATTGCTGCCGGTTCGGTTAAAGGCTAG
- a CDS encoding response regulator, producing the protein MIHDKTILIVDDEPRTREGIRKTLEGWSAGRNHIQTAESGAQAVEWLRKQPADLLITDIRMPEISGLSLIEAIQHFSNKPVVLIMSGHADFQYAQQAIKLGVVEYMLKPIDKEQLLQTVEKALKFSEQQRRIQTMQELVDPKLLDVKERGEQRLNSQISEALAYVDTHLGEHVTMREIADLLHLNSSYFSVLFKEQIGINFSEYLTRKRIQRAKELLVQTTMPISEIAEQVGYQTDKYFITVFKSLEGLSPSKYRHSLTVLGNE; encoded by the coding sequence ATGATTCATGACAAAACAATTCTTATTGTTGATGATGAGCCACGTACAAGAGAGGGGATTCGCAAGACACTGGAGGGTTGGTCGGCAGGACGAAATCACATCCAGACTGCGGAAAGTGGTGCACAGGCCGTGGAGTGGCTCAGAAAACAGCCAGCAGATCTGTTGATCACGGACATTCGCATGCCGGAAATCTCCGGGTTGTCTCTGATTGAAGCCATTCAGCATTTTTCGAACAAACCAGTTGTTCTGATTATGTCAGGACATGCCGATTTTCAGTACGCCCAACAGGCCATCAAGCTGGGAGTCGTGGAGTATATGTTGAAACCGATTGATAAGGAACAACTGTTGCAGACCGTTGAGAAAGCCTTGAAGTTCAGCGAACAACAGCGGCGTATTCAAACGATGCAGGAACTGGTGGACCCCAAGTTGCTGGATGTTAAGGAGCGCGGGGAGCAGAGGCTCAATAGCCAGATCAGTGAAGCTTTGGCCTATGTGGATACGCATCTGGGTGAACATGTGACCATGCGTGAAATCGCTGATTTACTCCATCTGAACTCCAGTTATTTCAGTGTGTTGTTCAAGGAACAGATCGGCATCAATTTTAGTGAATACCTTACCCGCAAACGCATTCAGCGCGCGAAGGAGCTGCTTGTGCAAACGACGATGCCCATCTCGGAAATTGCGGAACAGGTGGGTTATCAGACGGATAAGTATTTTATCACGGTATTTAAAAGTCTGGAGGGGCTTAGCCCAAGCAAATATCGTCATTCCTTAACTGTACTCGGCAACGAATAA
- a CDS encoding cache domain-containing protein, which yields MLVVLLLAGISAYDRVAALLKSNAEKHIHQTAVQASGRLDALIAQVNSLTAQVADDSYVQRLLSDEKHGNPATFNQRQALLQIAGSYQSFINGAQSMEIYTTGYHRIFPMDDRSLDLRVERSWITKADEGKGRLVWAGDDPEDPGVLLAIRRINLLEHSFEHGGYIVVRMQRSFFQLNDSNGADGSQDSIMLLDGAGEVVTSDLEINLDPKAILDSGSVVQNGEESYIVVRQKSELTGWTLAVLTPLGRQRKVYPF from the coding sequence ATGCTCGTTGTTCTGCTGCTCGCAGGCATATCGGCTTATGATCGGGTAGCCGCTTTGCTGAAAAGCAATGCGGAGAAACATATTCATCAAACCGCCGTCCAAGCCAGTGGCAGATTGGATGCACTCATTGCCCAAGTGAATTCGCTGACCGCCCAGGTCGCGGATGATTCATATGTGCAGCGTCTGCTTAGTGATGAAAAGCATGGCAACCCGGCAACCTTTAATCAGCGTCAGGCCCTCTTGCAGATTGCGGGCAGTTATCAGTCTTTTATCAATGGTGCGCAGAGTATGGAGATTTACACAACCGGTTACCATCGCATCTTCCCCATGGATGACCGATCCCTTGATCTTAGAGTGGAACGCAGCTGGATAACCAAGGCGGATGAAGGAAAAGGCAGACTGGTGTGGGCAGGTGATGATCCTGAAGACCCGGGAGTGCTTCTGGCTATTCGACGCATCAACCTGCTGGAACATTCCTTTGAGCATGGAGGCTATATTGTGGTGCGGATGCAACGCAGTTTCTTTCAACTCAATGATTCAAATGGGGCAGATGGTTCGCAGGACTCCATCATGCTCTTGGATGGGGCGGGAGAAGTGGTGACTTCCGATCTGGAGATTAACCTTGATCCAAAAGCCATATTGGACAGTGGATCAGTCGTCCAGAACGGGGAGGAATCCTATATCGTCGTTCGGCAAAAATCGGAGTTAACGGGATGGACACTTGCTGTCCTGACCCCGCTGGGGAGACAACGGAAGGTGTATCCATTCTAA
- a CDS encoding carbohydrate ABC transporter permease: MRSRTRINWLVMLLVVLGTLFILFPLYMTVTIALKNPEQMAQSVFAIPTTLHWENFARAIDMTNFFQSFRNSAIVTASTVLLTLLSNSMVAYAIARNMEKRKFFKGLYYYFVSAMFIPFPIIMLPIVKLTASLEMTNLVGLILLHTVYGLAFNVFVYVGYIRSIPVALEEAAFVDGATTWGTFWKIIFPLMAPISATVGILTCLSTYNDFLLPLIIISDPGQYTLPLVQYVFQGQFNTEFNLAFASYLLALLPMIIIYLFAQKWIINGVTQGSVK; this comes from the coding sequence ATGAGAAGCCGTACACGAATCAATTGGCTCGTTATGCTGCTCGTTGTACTGGGTACCCTGTTTATCCTGTTTCCATTGTATATGACCGTTACGATTGCTTTGAAAAACCCGGAGCAGATGGCCCAATCGGTCTTTGCCATTCCGACAACGCTTCACTGGGAGAATTTCGCGAGAGCCATCGACATGACGAACTTCTTCCAATCGTTCCGTAACAGTGCGATTGTGACCGCATCCACCGTGCTTTTGACATTGCTCAGTAACTCGATGGTGGCCTATGCCATTGCGCGGAATATGGAGAAACGCAAGTTTTTCAAAGGGCTCTATTATTACTTCGTCAGCGCCATGTTTATTCCGTTCCCCATTATTATGCTGCCGATTGTGAAGCTGACCGCATCGCTGGAGATGACAAACCTGGTAGGTCTGATCCTGTTGCACACGGTCTATGGTCTGGCATTCAACGTATTTGTGTACGTGGGATATATCCGGTCCATTCCGGTAGCGCTGGAGGAAGCGGCTTTTGTGGATGGAGCGACAACCTGGGGTACGTTCTGGAAAATCATTTTCCCGCTCATGGCCCCAATCAGTGCCACGGTTGGTATTCTGACCTGTCTGTCGACATACAACGACTTCTTACTGCCACTCATCATAATCAGTGATCCGGGACAGTACACGTTGCCGCTGGTACAGTATGTTTTCCAAGGACAGTTCAATACCGAGTTTAACCTGGCATTCGCATCCTACCTGCTCGCGTTGCTGCCGATGATTATCATCTACCTGTTCGCACAGAAGTGGATTATCAACGGGGTTACGCAAGGGTCCGTGAAATAA
- a CDS encoding sugar ABC transporter permease codes for MDKVMSNRLVAAMYVLPALLLLLILVYIPIVLTGYYGLMQWDGIGAMTFIGLDNYARLLQDGTFWQSAGHTFLLALFSALSLIGYLMIALVLSGKIKGANLFRKIYLIPMLLSSVAIAQLWLKIYHPSNGVLNTFLEAIGFSNPPAWLAEPSLVLYALFVPILWQYAGFYILIYYAALKNIPESLVEAARIDGASPWQIAFRIKLPLITEVIKVTVVLAVVGSLKYFDLIYVMTDGGPNGSSEVMASYMYRQAFRSFDFGYGSAVGFFLLLICLLVTWLLRKATASKDTIQYS; via the coding sequence ATGGACAAAGTCATGTCCAACCGTCTCGTTGCTGCGATGTACGTGCTTCCTGCACTGCTTCTGCTGCTGATCTTGGTTTATATCCCGATTGTGCTTACCGGGTATTATGGTTTGATGCAATGGGACGGGATCGGTGCAATGACCTTTATTGGATTGGATAATTACGCCAGACTGCTTCAGGACGGAACATTCTGGCAGAGTGCTGGTCATACTTTTTTGCTTGCTTTGTTCTCCGCGCTGAGTCTGATCGGTTATCTGATGATTGCTTTGGTACTGTCAGGCAAGATCAAGGGCGCCAATCTGTTCCGCAAAATATATTTGATCCCGATGCTGCTGTCTTCCGTCGCGATCGCCCAGTTATGGCTGAAGATCTATCATCCCAGCAATGGTGTGCTGAACACCTTTCTGGAAGCGATCGGCTTCAGCAATCCGCCAGCCTGGCTGGCGGAGCCATCTCTGGTGCTGTATGCACTGTTCGTACCGATTTTGTGGCAGTACGCAGGCTTCTATATTCTGATCTATTATGCGGCGCTCAAAAATATTCCGGAATCCCTGGTGGAAGCAGCCCGGATTGACGGGGCCAGCCCTTGGCAGATCGCCTTTCGAATCAAGCTGCCGCTGATTACAGAAGTCATTAAGGTGACCGTGGTGCTGGCTGTGGTGGGCTCGCTCAAGTATTTCGATCTTATCTACGTGATGACCGATGGCGGACCGAATGGCTCCAGCGAAGTGATGGCCTCCTATATGTATCGTCAGGCGTTCCGTAGCTTCGACTTTGGTTACGGCAGTGCTGTAGGGTTCTTCCTGCTCTTGATCTGTCTGCTCGTTACCTGGCTGCTTCGTAAAGCGACAGCATCCAAAGATACGATCCAGTATTCCTGA
- a CDS encoding extracellular solute-binding protein, whose amino-acid sequence MLLCGMMAVLLSSCTSGDSANGKVQIEFFQNKPEAKTTFDELIKTFNAEHDDIQVTQVNPPDAETVLKTRVVKNDIPDIMAMGATDTYSILAQSDIFTNLTDSSLLKTIDPNYIQMLKDLTGMDEVTGIPYATNANGIMYNKTLFKEMGLDVPKTWDELLATAQKIKDAGEIPFYFTYKDDWQTSLPFNALGSNLVGIDFYQERRDNKVTFKESYREVAEKQLELMKYGHGDNFGKAYSDGNRAFANGEAFMYIQGTWAISEIRKANPNVDIGFFPFPTGNDASKIKLVNGIDSLFTIAADTPNREQAETFIAFLLEPENIGRYIDEQTLFSAVEDVKQDDPAVQELMPYIEQGKVIDFADHYIPAAVQLNSIVQSFLQNQNIDNYLDTLDKEWDKVANRR is encoded by the coding sequence ATGCTGCTATGTGGAATGATGGCTGTACTTCTATCTTCGTGTACCAGTGGGGATAGTGCGAATGGCAAAGTGCAGATTGAATTTTTCCAGAACAAGCCGGAAGCCAAAACAACCTTTGATGAATTAATTAAAACGTTCAACGCGGAGCATGACGATATTCAGGTGACACAGGTGAATCCGCCTGATGCGGAGACGGTATTGAAGACACGTGTCGTCAAAAATGATATCCCGGATATTATGGCCATGGGTGCAACGGATACGTATTCCATCCTGGCCCAGAGTGATATTTTTACCAATCTGACGGACAGTTCACTGCTCAAGACGATTGATCCGAACTACATACAAATGCTCAAGGATCTTACTGGTATGGACGAAGTAACAGGTATTCCTTACGCAACCAATGCAAACGGCATCATGTACAACAAAACGCTGTTTAAGGAAATGGGATTGGACGTACCCAAGACGTGGGATGAACTCCTGGCGACCGCCCAAAAGATCAAGGATGCGGGTGAGATTCCATTTTACTTCACATATAAGGATGACTGGCAGACGAGCCTGCCCTTCAATGCACTCGGCTCCAATCTGGTCGGCATTGATTTCTACCAGGAGCGTCGGGACAACAAGGTGACGTTTAAGGAGTCGTACCGCGAGGTAGCCGAGAAGCAGCTGGAACTCATGAAGTACGGCCACGGTGATAACTTTGGTAAGGCCTATTCGGATGGTAACCGTGCCTTTGCTAACGGTGAAGCCTTCATGTACATCCAGGGAACCTGGGCCATCTCGGAGATTCGCAAAGCGAACCCGAATGTGGACATCGGTTTCTTCCCATTCCCCACGGGCAACGATGCAAGCAAGATTAAGCTGGTGAACGGGATCGACTCCCTGTTTACCATTGCTGCGGACACGCCTAATCGCGAGCAGGCAGAGACGTTTATTGCGTTTCTGTTGGAACCTGAGAATATCGGAAGATACATTGACGAACAGACGCTGTTCTCTGCGGTAGAAGACGTGAAGCAGGATGATCCTGCCGTACAGGAATTGATGCCATATATCGAGCAGGGGAAGGTTATTGACTTTGCCGATCACTATATTCCGGCTGCCGTGCAGCTGAATTCCATCGTACAGTCCTTTTTGCAGAACCAAAACATCGACAACTATCTAGATACACTCGACAAAGAATGGGACAAGGTTGCCAATCGGCGCTAA
- a CDS encoding sensor histidine kinase: MDTCCPDPAGETTEGVSILRTALLVSGMIGVVLFLIMSFFLSTMITRPLIRLMRAMRSAQPGAMRPNLMVSSTMEINELNNVYNQMVYRQNELTRVVHEKEVMQSRAELKALQSQINPHFLFNTLEAFYWSLEEKGDEEMARMVVAMSRLFRYTISSSQQDEWVTIADELEHAERYLRIMQMRLGDRMQWEIQLSDTVRKVPIPKLLIQPLVENAILHGIESKLGPGKISIHVNASTEKNLVRIEVRDDGPGMDELRLQSVIHALHGGPAVSNKGSGVGLINVHRRLKLYFGSQLGERCKLSLTSKVGEGTVICFEIPMGTEGAYDS, translated from the coding sequence ATGGACACTTGCTGTCCTGACCCCGCTGGGGAGACAACGGAAGGTGTATCCATTCTAAGGACGGCGCTGCTCGTCTCGGGAATGATTGGTGTTGTTCTGTTCCTTATTATGTCCTTCTTCCTGTCCACGATGATCACGCGTCCGCTCATACGCCTGATGCGGGCGATGCGCAGTGCACAGCCAGGAGCAATGAGGCCTAATCTAATGGTCAGCTCCACGATGGAGATCAATGAACTCAACAACGTGTATAACCAGATGGTCTACAGGCAGAACGAATTGACCCGTGTGGTTCATGAGAAGGAAGTCATGCAGTCCCGGGCTGAGCTGAAAGCGTTGCAGTCTCAGATTAATCCCCATTTTCTATTCAACACACTGGAGGCGTTCTATTGGTCTCTTGAGGAAAAGGGAGACGAGGAGATGGCACGTATGGTTGTGGCGATGTCCCGATTATTTCGCTACACGATCTCCAGTTCGCAGCAGGATGAATGGGTTACGATTGCCGACGAGCTGGAACACGCAGAGCGTTATCTTCGAATTATGCAGATGCGGTTGGGAGATCGCATGCAATGGGAGATTCAGCTGAGCGATACGGTTCGTAAGGTCCCCATTCCGAAACTGCTTATACAGCCCTTGGTGGAAAATGCGATTCTCCATGGCATTGAAAGTAAACTGGGACCGGGAAAGATAAGCATCCATGTGAATGCTTCGACCGAGAAGAATCTGGTTCGTATTGAGGTTCGGGATGATGGTCCCGGTATGGATGAATTACGGCTTCAATCGGTCATTCATGCTTTACATGGTGGTCCCGCTGTATCCAACAAAGGGTCAGGCGTAGGTCTGATCAACGTACATCGACGGCTGAAGCTCTACTTTGGCAGCCAACTTGGCGAACGGTGCAAGCTCTCCTTAACAAGTAAGGTTGGGGAAGGGACCGTCATTTGCTTTGAGATTCCCATGGGAACGGAGGGTGCATATGATTCATGA